From the genome of Lotus japonicus ecotype B-129 chromosome 6, LjGifu_v1.2, one region includes:
- the LOC130721856 gene encoding auxin-binding protein ABP19a-like translates to MKMVLTILFILSLLSLSHASVVDFCVGDLTFPNGPAGYACKKPSKVTADDFAYSGLGIAGNTSNIIKAAVTPAFDAQFPGVNGLGISLARLDLASGGVIPLHTHPGASEALVVVQGTICAGFVASDNTVYLKTLKKGDVMVFPQGLLHFQINDGGSSALAFVSFSSANPGLQILDFALFKSDFPTDLIAATTFLDAAQIKKLKGVLGGSG, encoded by the coding sequence ATGAAGATGGTTCTCACAATCTTATTCATCTTATCTCTTCTCTCCCTCTCCCATGCCTCTGTAGTAGATTTCTGTGTGGGAGATTTAACTTTCCCCAATGGCCCTGCAGGGTACGCATGCAAGAAGCCTTCCAAGGTCACTGCAGACGACTTTGCCTACAGTGGCCTCGGCATTGCAGGCAACACCTCAAACATCATCAAAGCCGCCGTGACCCCTGCATTTGACGCCCAGTTTCCTGGTGTCAACGGCCTCGGCATTTCCCTCGCCCGTTTGGACTTAGCATCCGGCGGAGTCATCCCACTGCACACCCACCCTGGCGCTTCAGAGGCCTTGGTGGTCGTGCAGGGGACAATCTGCGCCGGATTCGTCGCATCCGACAACACTGTCTACCTTAAAACTCTCAAGAAGGGAGATGTCATGGTGTTCCCTCAGGGATTGCTGCATTTCCAAATCAATGATGGTGGCAGTTCTGCGCTTGCGTTTGTGAGCTTCAGCAGTGCGAATCCTGGTCTTCAAATCCTGGACTTTGCTCTGTTCAAGAGTGATTTTCCCACTGACTTGATTGCCGCGACCACTTTCCTTGATGCTGCTCAGATTAAGAAGCTTAAGGGTGTTCTTGGAGGCAGTGGTTAA